The stretch of DNA CAGATATTTGTCTATTATCTTCAATCCATTTCTGAAAAAGTTTTAAGGTAGTTGTCATCATAATAATTGGCACAACAACTATAAGCCCTTCATAACTTCTCCTTATGTTTTCACCAAAATGTCTAGGATTAGCTATTCTATATTTTTCAAAAAACATATCTAATGATTGACCAATAATATTAATCCCCACATAAACTAAAATTGTTAATAGTAATAGATATAAAATATAGTAACCTTTAAAAAAAAACTTTGGAACCAATATATAAATATTAATATATGTTTTTAATACAAATACTACAAATAGTAAAAGAATAACATAATATCTATATACACCATAATAATTAGATGCAAACGTAGAACTATATATCACTAATAAAAATCCAACTATAAAAAGTAAATGACGAGAAAATCTAAACTTTTTATCTACTAAAAAATTTATGATTTTTTGATTTTTTGATTGAGGTAACAATGAATTCATTTTTATAAAAATCTTATCTATAACAAAGGTAATTGATTAATCTATTCCATTATTAAAGTTTATACGAACCAACGTTTTTATTATACTTCTTCTTTTTTTTTCTGGTTGGTATAAAAAAATCTAGTGTTGGTATAAAAAACGATCAAAACTATTTTTTTATACTTTTCTTAGCTATTCAATTTACAAAACATGAAATACTATGAGTGTGAAAAATTTTAATTTTTGGGTAAATAAGTTAAATCTTCTAAATTTTTCTGCAACAGAAAAAGAAGATAAAATTATTCAAATAACAGATTTAATTCGTTTTATACAATGCTACGATCCGACATTAGAAATTGTAGATTGTATACATCATGATTTTTGTATTATTGAGAAGAATGAACATATTAAAGAAGTAAAGTTAATGGATATTTCTAATCTTAAAAATAACGAAACAATTTCTATAAATAGAAACAAAGAATCTTGGTTTGTTCTTGTAAATGACAAATTAGACACAACCTTAAAATCAATTTTAAAAACAATAGAAGAACACAATATCAGTAAGATTTATGATAAGGTATTTGTCTTCAATTTTTTCCAATCGAGTATTCACGAAATCAAATAAAAATTAATGCATTCAATACAACAAAAAGCAATTACAAGCTTATTGCTTTTACTTTCAACTTTGTCATTCGCTCAAAAAAAAGATAGTATTCAAAAAAGAGCTGTCGTTTTTGTTGCAGATAAATTCCCCTCTACCCGTGTTCTTAATGTAGAATATACAAATCTTACACCTTATAAATTTTCTCAAAAGTTAGAAGATAGCAACTTTAATTTACCCGAAAGTAAAGTGAAAAACTTTCAACAAATAAAGGCAAATGCGAATTTATATTTTTTCAAAAAAGAAAAATGGACGATATCTACAGCACTTAATTATAAGTACACGACAGCAAATATAGATAACCTTAGTTCTACTATGAATGAAACGAAACAAAACTTTCATTATCATTCGGAAGCTGTAACTGCAAGTCATATTTCTAAACTATGGAAAAAAACAGCAATTTATTCAGCTACTCTATCAGTTGATGGTAACGAAAATAGTTTTGAAAGATTCCGTGGTTTACTAACAGGTAGTATAATGATTACAGCAAACGAAAGAACCAAATTACTTTTAGGTTTAGCTGTAATTATAGACCCTAGTTCGCAAGTACCTACATTCCCCATTATTTCTTATGAGCATAAATTTAAAAATGGTTGGATAGCCGATATCATACTTCCAAAAAGAGTAATGATGAAAAAAAATGTATTTAATAATGGTCGATTTTCTCTTGGTAGTGAAATGGATGTTACATCATTCTATTTTAACCAATCGAATAAAACATTTGAATTTAGACAAACAGAAATTAATAGTGGTGTAATGTATGAACATAGAATTGGTGATTTTATTGGTACTGTAAAAACAGGACTACGTAGCATTCCTACTGGAAGAATCTTTGAAAAAAATGAATCTTTTAATGACTATATATACGAGTATAAACCAAAATCATCTTTCTATTTCAACTTTGGTATATCATACAACCCATTTGGTAATAAAAAACGATAAATAACATACGTTTGTTGCGATTTCATTAAATTAAATAAAATTTATAGTAATAAAAAATAATTTTATCGTAAATTTGCACCCATAATTTTCAAGAATGCAACAGAACATTAGAAATATTGCGATTATCGCACACGTTGACCACGGTAAAACGACGTTGGTTGATAAAATTCTTCATTCAACAAATGTTTTCAGAGAAAACCAAGAGTCGGGTGAATTAATCATGGATAACAATGATATCGAGCGTGAAAGAGGGATTACGATCTTCTCTAAAAATGCTTCGGTAGAGTACAAAGGAGTTAAAATTAACGTTATCGACACTCCTGGTCACGCGGATTTCGGTGGTGAAGTTGAGCGTGTATTGAAAATGGCTGATGGTGTAATCTTATTAGTTGATGCTTTCGAGGGACCAATGCCTCAAACGCGTTTCGTATTATCTAAAGCGTTAGAATTAGGATTAAAACCATTAGTAGTAATTAATAAAGTAGATAAAGAAAACTGTCGTCCTGATGAGGTTCACGATAAAGTATTCGAATTATTCTTCAACTTAGATGCGACAGAAGAGCAATTAGACTTCCCTGCATTCTACGGATCATCTAAACAAGGATGGTTTAATACAGAGAACGTTCGTACAGAAGATATCTTACCTTTAATGGATGGTATTTTAGAGCACGTTCCTGCTCCAGAAGCTAAAGAAGGTGACTTACAAATGCAAATTACATCTTTAGATTATTCTAAATTCTTAGGACGTATTGCAGTTGGTAAAGTAAGCCGTGGTGTTATTAAAGAAGGGGATTGGGTTGCTTTAACAAAACCTGATGGAACGTTCAAAAAACATAAAATCAAAGAATTATATACATTTGCTGGTTTAGGTAAAGTAAAAGCAACGGAAGTAAAAGCAGGAGATATCTGTGCTGTTGTTGGTATCGATGGTTTCCAAATTGGGGATACAATTGCTGATGCTGAAAACCCAGAAGCATTACCAGTAATGCACATCGACGAACCTACAATGAATATGTCTTTCGGAATTAACAACTCTCCATTCTTTGGTAAAGATGGTAAATTCGTTACTTCTCGTCACTTAGTAGATCGTTTAACTGATGAGTTAGAGCGTAACTTAGCGTTACGTGTAGAACCAACAGAAGATTCGAATACGCAATTAGTATACGGACGTGGTATCATGCACTTATCGGTATTAATCGAAACAATGCGTCGTGAAGGATATGAGTTAACAGTTGGGCAACCACAAGTTATCTTCAAAGAAATTGACGGTGTTAAATGTGAACCATATGAAACATTAGTAATTGATGTTCCAGATAACTACGCTTCTAAAGCAATCGATTTAGTAACTCAACGTAAAGGTGATTTATTAGTTATGGAGGCGAAAGAAGGAATGCAACACTTAGAATTCGAAATTCCATCTCGTGGATTAATCGGATTACGTTCTTTAATGTTAACGAACACTGCAGGTGAGGCTGTAATGGCACACAACTTCTTAGAGTACAAACCATTCAAAGGAGCAATTGCTGGACGTTCTGCAGGAGTAATTATTTCTAAAGATCAAGGTGTAGCAACTCCTTACTCAATCGATAAATTACAAGATCGTGGTAAATTCTTTATCGAGCCAGGTGAAGAAGTATACGAAGGTATGATCGTTGGAGAGCACTCTCGTAACAATGACTTAGTGGTAAACGTAATTGAGGCGAAAAAATTAAATAACATTCGTGCAGCTGGTAAAGATGATTCATCTTCTATTGCGCCTAAAATCGAAATGACTTTAGAAGAATGTATGGAGTACATCCAAGCGGATGAATGTATCGAGGTAACTCCAAATTACATTCGTTTACGTAAAATTCACTTAAAAGAAACTGATCGTAAACGTTACGAAAAATCAATGGGATAATATCCAATCGATATCATATTTTAAAACCTGGTCAATTTTGATCAGGTTTTTTTTATGTTTTTATCCTCCGATTTTTCTGATTTGGAGCGTAGGAAATGTGTTAAAGTTTTACATTTAAAGTAGAACTATGAATTAATATTAGATATTCTGAAAAAATAATAATAATTAATTAATAGGTAAATTATTATATATCAATATCATGAAGGATTAATATTTTTATTCATAATGACTGAATTATAATATGGATTAAAGGATAACATGTATATTTTTTGTTAAAATATTTCTTTTAACAATTTTCAATGGTTAAATTGAATATTTTAACCCTTTTGAAATCTTTATTAGTGTACAATACAGCAACAGCTGGAACTTCACCAAATAATGTTACTCCTGGATTTTATTATTGGAATGGAGCAAAATAGATGAAAATACTTCATCATGAAAACGAAGCCAAACCAATGGTTTTTATGCACCAAGTATAGCACTTCCAATTGAAGAAGTAACGCATGAAATTGATTTGTATCAAGAATACCAAAATCAATTTGGAACTCCTGTTTTATCCTCTAATGTTGATTCGAGTTTAGTTACTTATTCAAAAGATCAGCTGGCTTATTTTATCAAGTATTTAGATGAAGCAGTTTTTACTGCTCCAACATTATCAAATGATGTGAAATTAACTAATACTGTACCATCCAATCCCAATGTAACAGATAAAACGTTAATTAATGCTGTTTTTAAGTAAGAAACTTATAAGCAATGAAAAAAGTTTATCTCTTTTTATTCTTTGTGCTTAGTTTTTTAAGTACGAAGGGTTATGCTGCTGAATACTATTGGGTAGGAGGCGCGATTAGTACGAACAATAATACCTTACAAAAATGGAGATTAATCAGTGTTTCAGGATCCATTCCAAATGTTTCACCTTCAGCAAATGATAATGTATACTTTACCGATGGAGTGATATCTACTACAGTAAGTTTTAATAAAGGAAGTATTGTTTTTAATAATTTTACGTCGAATGCAGTTACGAAAAATTATTTTTTTACACTTGCTGCATCTGATGGAGCGACTAAAACTTTAACCGTGAATGGAATTTTAGATTTATCACAAAATGCCACTTTTATAAGTTCATCGTCATCTGGTAACGAGCAAAAGATCGGAACTTTAATATTGAATAAATCGCCAAAATTAGCGCATAATATTTTTAAACTATTTCTGAAATTCAATAAAACGAATGAATGGATAAAACCAACTACAGGATTTGAGTCACAAGGTATGTACGTAGATAATAGTGTGAATCTTGATTTATCTAATTTGACTATTAAAATTAATCAATTTGCAAATACTGATACAGAATCAGGATTAGTAAAAGTATCTTCATCAAATACCATTTTAAATTTATCAAATGCCAATTTCGAAGTTTCTAAATTATGGATTGTATAATTTCAACGCCAATGGTTCAAATTTTAATGGTTTAGATCTCAAAATTACAGGAGGAAATATCAATCGAGATAATCATATTTCATTTTCGATTGGAGCGATTAGTGCCAACGATCGTAGAGGACTAATCATTGAAAAAAGTAAGGTGACTTTATAAAAAGTGACTTTCTAGCAATTATATAATACGAATAAGGAATCTATACTTGCTGCAAACAACTTGACAATTGGAGAATTGAAAGTTAAAAATACCGTACTTAATTTTGATACCACAAATTTAACTGTTACGAATTTAACGCTAGATAGAGGTGTTAAGTATATCTTTTACGGAACTTCAACAATTTCAATGGCTAATGTTACTCCTAATGTAACTGTAAATCAATTGAATTTTAATCCACATACGAGCGGTACGACACGTTTTAGTTCGTATAATACCAAACAAAATAATGCGTTAGCCTATTTAGATATTCCTGTAGAGTCTACTCCAGTATAAGATAAGATGATATCCAATGGAATATATTCAAAAAAAATAGTGACATTCACGAATTCATTATTAGAAAATGAAAATGTCAACATTAATGTTTCTTCTACTACAGAAATAAACTATTATTGGAGAGGTGATGGTGATGGTAAATCATGGACCATGTTATCGAATTGGATTTTAAGCCCAAATGCAGTAAATGTACCGGATTACCATCAATTTTTGATAATGTTTATTTTAATGGGAATTCGAATGTCAATGATATTATTACATTAAATGATTTAGTTGATCTACATGAATTTATTGTAGAACCAAGTTTTATTGGTAAATCGTTTGAAATTGCATCACCTGTAGAAGGAATTCTCTTACCATTCGTGGTTCATTGCAGTTACAACCTAATACAATGATTAATGCTAAAAAATTGATTTTTGTTCCTACTTCCAGATCACTTACTAATCCTGAAACGGTTACGTTAAATAATGGCTTCATTTATAAAATGAATGATTCAGGAACTGCGATTGTAACAGGGGGAGGAGTATTGAGTTTAAGAGGTGAAAAATTTGAATTTTATAAAACAAATGATCCATACAATTAATTTGTTATGAATCTGAATCAAGTACAATCCCATTGGCCATAACGACACCAATTGTTAATGGAAATACTTATTATGTAGCTAGAAAATATAATAGTGGAAGTGGAATCTCATGTGAGTCTGAATAACGCTTACAGATTAAGTTACAATTAGATGTCTATGGAGGAGTATATATCAATCCTGCTTTTAGGCTAAGAACATTCTAATTATCATTTAAAATCTATAAAAAATCCTGATCATCATTGATCAGATTTTTTTTATATCTTTTGTTTTAACTTTTTTAATGCTTCATTTAACCCCTGTTTTGAAGCTTGATATTGAAGAAATTCACCATCACGTTTAAAGCTTGATAGGTTAAAACCTTCTTCAATATCATTATACCAAACAATAAATGTTTTCCATTTTGCAATAACCCAGAAATTATCATCAATAACGTCCTTACAATGCCATATTTCAGGAGAACATTTGATGCTGTTCCAAAATGTTTCATTGGTGTGTTCCAATTCTTGTTCAGCCATAAAAATTTCCATCATCAAATCTTTTTTAGGTAATGCTGTCCAATTTTCCATAAATTATTTACTTTTTACCAAGATAGAATTAGTCTGCCTGTTCACTTGTTCAGATCCAGGTTCTGTCCATTCTAATGTATACCAATAATTGCCCGAAGCTACAGTTTTTCCATTAAAAGTTCCGTCCCAAATGAAATGATTTGTTGTCGAACCTTCAAATAAAATATGACCGTAGCGATTGTATACCTGAAATTTTGGATTCAGTTTATACATTAAATCGGAATAATCCAAAACATCATTTATGCCATCAGAATTAGGTGAGATGAAATTCACCATATTAACGATAGAAAATGTTTGAAATACTGGAAGACATTCATTTGAAGATTGAACTGCGATGGTGTGATTTCCGATCGAAACATTATAAAATATATGAGAATTTTGAAAATTTCCATCATCTAAAGCAAACATATATGAAGGATTGGGATTGGCTACAATTACTGTCACCGTATTTCCTGACACGATTATATTTTCAATGACCGGATTTTCTGCAGCATGTACAACTACTTCTTGGGTGTAAAAACAACCATTCAACTCTAATCGAACATGATATGTTCCAACAGGTACATC from Faecalibacter sp. LW9 encodes:
- the typA gene encoding translational GTPase TypA, producing MQQNIRNIAIIAHVDHGKTTLVDKILHSTNVFRENQESGELIMDNNDIERERGITIFSKNASVEYKGVKINVIDTPGHADFGGEVERVLKMADGVILLVDAFEGPMPQTRFVLSKALELGLKPLVVINKVDKENCRPDEVHDKVFELFFNLDATEEQLDFPAFYGSSKQGWFNTENVRTEDILPLMDGILEHVPAPEAKEGDLQMQITSLDYSKFLGRIAVGKVSRGVIKEGDWVALTKPDGTFKKHKIKELYTFAGLGKVKATEVKAGDICAVVGIDGFQIGDTIADAENPEALPVMHIDEPTMNMSFGINNSPFFGKDGKFVTSRHLVDRLTDELERNLALRVEPTEDSNTQLVYGRGIMHLSVLIETMRREGYELTVGQPQVIFKEIDGVKCEPYETLVIDVPDNYASKAIDLVTQRKGDLLVMEAKEGMQHLEFEIPSRGLIGLRSLMLTNTAGEAVMAHNFLEYKPFKGAIAGRSAGVIISKDQGVATPYSIDKLQDRGKFFIEPGEEVYEGMIVGEHSRNNDLVVNVIEAKKLNNIRAAGKDDSSSIAPKIEMTLEECMEYIQADECIEVTPNYIRLRKIHLKETDRKRYEKSMG